A region of Mycolicibacterium brumae DNA encodes the following proteins:
- a CDS encoding metallophosphoesterase: MPAVLPALKTTAAVTLGTAVAGIGYASLIERNAFVLREVTMPVLAPGSSPLRVLHISDIHMRPGQRLKQAWLRELATLEPDFVVNTGDNLSHPRAVPAVVQALGDLLAVPGMFVFGSNDYFAPTLKNPAKYLTDADHRSYGKPLPWQDLRAAFTERGWLDLTHTRRDIEVAGVSISAAGVDDPHIERDRYDTIAGGANPAANLRLGVVHAPYTRVLDQFAEDDYQLVLAGHTHGGQLCLPFYGALVTNCDLDRSRARGASRWGKDMALYVSGGLGTSPYAPLRFCCRPEATLLTLTAAPMGDQDSATVAEHSPTAVSAG; this comes from the coding sequence ATGCCAGCTGTTCTGCCCGCCCTGAAGACCACGGCCGCGGTGACCCTGGGAACCGCCGTCGCAGGCATCGGTTACGCCTCGCTGATCGAGCGCAACGCCTTCGTGCTGCGCGAGGTCACAATGCCGGTGCTCGCTCCGGGTTCGTCCCCGCTGCGGGTGCTGCACATCTCCGACATCCATATGCGTCCCGGGCAGCGGCTCAAGCAGGCCTGGTTGCGCGAATTGGCAACGCTGGAACCGGATTTCGTCGTCAACACCGGCGACAACCTGTCGCACCCGAGGGCGGTGCCCGCGGTGGTGCAGGCCCTCGGCGACCTGCTGGCGGTGCCCGGGATGTTCGTGTTCGGCAGCAACGACTACTTCGCGCCGACGCTGAAGAACCCGGCCAAGTACCTGACCGACGCGGACCATCGCTCCTACGGCAAGCCGTTGCCGTGGCAGGACCTGCGGGCGGCGTTCACCGAGCGCGGCTGGCTGGACCTGACCCACACCCGTCGGGACATCGAGGTGGCCGGGGTGAGCATCTCCGCGGCCGGGGTCGACGATCCGCATATCGAGCGGGACCGCTACGACACCATCGCCGGCGGCGCCAACCCGGCGGCGAATCTGCGCCTCGGTGTGGTGCACGCGCCCTACACCCGGGTGCTGGACCAGTTCGCCGAGGACGACTACCAGCTGGTGCTGGCCGGGCACACCCACGGCGGGCAGCTGTGCCTGCCGTTCTACGGCGCGCTGGTCACCAACTGCGACCTGGATCGCAGCCGGGCCCGCGGGGCGTCGCGCTGGGGCAAGGATATGGCGCTGTACGTCTCGGGCGGCCTGGGCACCTCGCCGTACGCTCCGCTGCGGTTCTGCTGCCGCCCGGAGGCGACGCTGCTCACGCTGACCGCCGCGCCGATGGGCGATCAGGATTCGGCGACGGTCGCCGAGCACAGCCCGACGGCCGTCAGCGCGGGCTGA
- a CDS encoding APC family permease, whose product MSIAEPPSHVQSDKGLQAGAIGLVGNVVIGLAATAPAYSLAATLGWIVLEVGEKAPAMFVLAFIPMLLVAFAYKELAQDTPDCGTTFTWGTKAFGPWVGWMGGWGLAVSAIIVLANVAEIAAVYLFKLFGMNDFAESLTAKVLLGSFFIIAMTAVSARGILLSERIQNVLMAVQFVILITVSILALWKVFSGTAGEQAVTPSLSWLWPSGVDSSSMAAAIILCIFIYWGWDACLAVGEETKDSFKTPGRAAIITCLILVTTYVLVAYAVMSFAGFEETGIGLMNEDHADDVLTILGEPVAGGIAAAALLLTVAVSALSSTQTTILPTARGTLAMAVYEAIPKRFAYVHPRYMTPVFGTAVMGVTALAFYLVLSFVSSNALLDSIASLGLAVAFYYMITAFACVWYFRKTLFSSARNLFMRGVFPFLGGAGMVWAFFKSAMDMMDPDYGYTAFGPIGGVFVLGIGMLVLGVPLMLGCWAFGTKRFFRGETLTAETTVKVPDVY is encoded by the coding sequence ATGTCCATCGCGGAACCGCCCAGCCACGTCCAGTCCGATAAGGGCCTGCAAGCCGGCGCGATCGGGCTCGTCGGCAACGTCGTCATCGGGCTGGCCGCCACCGCCCCGGCGTACAGCCTGGCCGCCACCCTCGGCTGGATCGTGCTGGAGGTCGGCGAGAAGGCGCCCGCGATGTTCGTGCTGGCCTTCATCCCGATGCTCCTGGTGGCCTTCGCCTACAAGGAACTGGCGCAGGACACCCCCGACTGCGGAACCACCTTCACCTGGGGCACCAAGGCGTTCGGTCCGTGGGTCGGCTGGATGGGCGGCTGGGGCCTGGCGGTGTCGGCGATCATCGTGCTGGCCAACGTCGCCGAGATCGCGGCGGTCTACCTGTTCAAGCTGTTCGGGATGAACGACTTCGCCGAATCCCTCACCGCCAAGGTGCTTTTGGGCTCGTTCTTCATCATCGCGATGACGGCCGTCAGCGCCCGCGGCATCCTGCTGTCCGAGCGCATACAGAACGTGCTGATGGCGGTCCAGTTCGTCATCCTCATCACCGTCAGCATCCTGGCGCTGTGGAAGGTGTTCTCCGGCACCGCCGGCGAGCAGGCCGTCACCCCGTCGCTGAGCTGGCTGTGGCCCTCCGGCGTGGACTCCTCGTCGATGGCGGCGGCGATCATCTTGTGCATCTTCATCTACTGGGGCTGGGACGCGTGTCTGGCCGTGGGCGAGGAGACCAAGGACTCGTTCAAGACACCGGGGCGGGCCGCCATCATCACCTGTCTGATCCTGGTCACCACCTACGTGCTGGTCGCGTACGCGGTGATGAGCTTCGCCGGTTTCGAGGAGACCGGCATCGGGCTGATGAACGAGGACCACGCCGACGACGTGCTCACCATCCTCGGCGAGCCGGTGGCCGGCGGAATCGCCGCGGCCGCACTGCTGTTGACGGTGGCGGTGTCCGCGCTGTCCTCCACCCAGACCACCATCCTGCCGACCGCCCGCGGCACCCTGGCGATGGCGGTCTACGAGGCCATCCCGAAGCGGTTCGCCTACGTGCACCCGCGCTACATGACACCGGTGTTCGGCACCGCCGTGATGGGCGTGACGGCGCTGGCGTTCTACCTGGTGCTCAGCTTCGTCAGCTCCAACGCGCTGCTCGACTCGATCGCCTCGCTGGGCCTTGCGGTGGCGTTCTACTACATGATCACCGCGTTCGCCTGCGTCTGGTACTTCCGCAAGACACTCTTCAGTTCGGCGCGAAACCTGTTCATGCGCGGTGTCTTCCCGTTCCTCGGCGGCGCCGGCATGGTGTGGGCGTTCTTCAAGAGCGCCATGGACATGATGGACCCGGACTACGGCTACACCGCGTTCGGCCCGATCGGCGGCGTGTTCGTGCTCGGCATCGGCATGCTGGTGCTGGGCGTGCCACTGATGTTGGGCTGCTGGGCATTCGGCACCAAGCGGTTCTTCCGCGGTGAGACGCTGACGGCGGAGACCACCGTCAAGGTCCCCGACGTCTACTAA
- a CDS encoding IclR family transcriptional regulator encodes MSVNGESGVRSVNRALSILQVLARTGPAGVSRIAEELGIHKSTVFRLLATLEARGMVEQNASRGEYQLGDGVVQLAAGVTQRHDISVLSRTVCQQLAADAGETVNIAILDGDELLTLDQVLGASAITTVNWTGQRQVLHATAGGKVFLAAMSDADLDEHLRRPLTSFTEHTIVDPALLRAEIARVRETGWATTGDELEIGLAALAAPIRSLRGDVEAVVAISGPSFRVNRQTAPELAESVLSAAAAISARNGYPLPG; translated from the coding sequence GTGAGCGTCAACGGAGAATCTGGGGTCCGTTCGGTCAATCGGGCGCTCTCGATCCTCCAGGTGCTGGCCCGCACCGGCCCGGCCGGCGTCAGCCGGATCGCGGAGGAATTGGGCATCCACAAGTCGACGGTGTTCCGGCTGCTGGCCACCCTCGAGGCCCGCGGCATGGTCGAGCAGAATGCCAGCCGCGGCGAGTATCAGCTCGGTGACGGCGTGGTCCAACTCGCGGCGGGGGTCACCCAACGCCACGACATCTCGGTGCTCAGCCGCACCGTCTGCCAGCAGCTCGCCGCCGACGCGGGCGAGACGGTGAACATCGCGATCCTCGACGGCGACGAGCTGCTCACCCTCGATCAGGTGCTCGGCGCGTCGGCGATCACCACCGTCAACTGGACCGGGCAGCGTCAGGTGCTGCACGCGACCGCAGGCGGCAAGGTGTTCCTGGCCGCGATGAGCGACGCCGACCTCGATGAGCATCTGCGTCGGCCGCTGACCTCCTTCACCGAGCACACCATCGTCGACCCCGCGCTGCTGCGCGCGGAGATCGCCCGGGTCCGCGAGACGGGTTGGGCGACCACCGGCGACGAACTCGAGATCGGCCTGGCCGCGCTCGCCGCGCCGATCCGCTCTTTGCGCGGCGACGTGGAGGCCGTGGTGGCGATCTCCGGCCCGTCGTTCCGGGTCAACCGGCAGACCGCGCCGGAGCTCGCCGAGTCGGTGCTCTCGGCCGCCGCAGCGATCTCGGCGCGCAACGGTTACCCGCTGCCGGGCTGA
- a CDS encoding gamma-aminobutyraldehyde dehydrogenase translates to MTGTTIDSLKTVPSGWINGADLHASGATHRVIDPATGNPVAELALATAADVDAAVAAARAALPDWSRATPVDRSTVLARLAELMDANAEVFIAEEVSQTGKPVRLATEFDVPGSIDNVSFFAGAARHLEGKAAAEYSGDHTSAIRREAVGVVATITPWNYPLQMAVWKVIPALAAGCAVVIKPAELTPLTTMTLARLAKEAGLPDGVLNVIVGAGADAGAALAGHRDVDVVTFTGSTPVGRKVMTAAAVYGHRTQLELGGKAPFVVFADADLDAAVQGAVAASLINTGQDCTAATRAIVARELYDDFVAGVGEVMSKIVVGDPHDPDTDLGPLISFAHREKVAAMVSRAPDQGGRIVTGGVMPDSPGAFYRPTLIADVDESSEVYRDEIFGPVLTARAFTDDDDALRQANDTDYGLAASAWTRDVYRAQRASREINAGCVWINDHIPIISEMPHGGVGASGFGKDMSDYSFEEYLTIKHVMSDITANVEKDWHRTIFTKR, encoded by the coding sequence ATGACCGGGACGACTATCGACAGCCTGAAGACCGTGCCGAGCGGCTGGATCAACGGCGCGGACCTGCATGCCTCCGGGGCGACCCACCGGGTGATCGACCCCGCGACCGGAAACCCGGTGGCCGAGTTGGCGCTGGCCACCGCTGCCGACGTGGACGCCGCGGTGGCCGCCGCGCGCGCGGCGCTGCCGGACTGGTCCCGGGCCACCCCGGTCGACCGCTCGACGGTGCTGGCTCGCCTCGCCGAGCTGATGGACGCCAACGCCGAAGTGTTCATCGCCGAGGAGGTCAGCCAGACCGGCAAACCGGTCCGGCTGGCCACCGAGTTCGACGTGCCCGGCAGCATCGACAATGTGTCGTTCTTCGCCGGGGCCGCACGGCATTTGGAGGGCAAGGCCGCCGCCGAGTACTCCGGGGACCACACCTCGGCGATCCGCCGCGAAGCCGTCGGCGTGGTGGCGACCATCACGCCGTGGAACTACCCGCTGCAGATGGCGGTGTGGAAGGTGATCCCGGCGCTGGCCGCCGGCTGCGCGGTGGTCATCAAACCCGCCGAGCTGACCCCGCTGACCACCATGACCCTGGCCCGGCTGGCCAAGGAGGCCGGCCTGCCCGACGGGGTGCTCAATGTCATCGTCGGCGCGGGCGCCGACGCCGGCGCCGCGCTGGCCGGGCACCGCGACGTCGACGTCGTGACCTTCACCGGGTCGACGCCGGTGGGCCGCAAGGTGATGACGGCGGCCGCCGTGTACGGCCACCGCACCCAGCTCGAATTGGGCGGCAAGGCCCCGTTCGTGGTGTTCGCCGACGCCGACCTGGACGCCGCGGTGCAGGGCGCGGTCGCCGCGTCGCTGATCAACACCGGCCAGGACTGCACGGCCGCCACCCGCGCGATCGTGGCCCGCGAGCTGTACGACGACTTCGTGGCCGGGGTCGGTGAGGTGATGAGCAAGATCGTCGTCGGCGACCCGCACGACCCGGACACCGACCTGGGGCCGCTGATCTCCTTCGCGCACCGGGAGAAGGTCGCCGCGATGGTCTCCCGGGCGCCGGACCAGGGCGGCCGGATCGTCACCGGCGGCGTCATGCCCGATTCACCCGGCGCGTTCTACCGGCCGACCCTCATCGCCGACGTCGACGAGTCCTCCGAGGTCTACCGCGACGAGATCTTTGGCCCGGTGCTCACCGCCCGCGCGTTCACCGACGACGACGACGCGCTGCGCCAGGCCAACGACACCGACTACGGTCTGGCCGCCTCGGCGTGGACCCGCGACGTGTACCGGGCCCAGCGGGCCAGCCGTGAGATCAACGCCGGCTGTGTGTGGATCAACGACCACATCCCGATCATCTCCGAGATGCCGCACGGCGGCGTCGGCGCGTCCGGATTCGGCAAGGATATGAGCGACTACTCGTTCGAGGAGTACCTCACCATCAAGCACGTGATGAGCGATATCACCGCGAACGTCGAAAAGGATTGGCACCGCACGATTTTCACGAAGCGGTAG
- a CDS encoding universal stress protein: MHLTVGYLATPTGDDGVALAIALAHTLDATVDVVLVVRHELPDGEPGRGQYQEILLERGQDWIRGAVDAFAAAGIRVESTVLLGDSFPEALMNFAEEKNSDLIVVGGARDGLFGGHIIGPVAGALLHSSPIPVALATRGYAEDAPDRIDTITAAVPTKPGDDNPLPFALELAGAAGVPLRMLSLVSSEHLADTDDVAELRALQLAAAEANLAVAARELPDAPELDSIVAGGRTLESALKKLTWSDADVLVIGSSRFASPKRIFLGSTASRILAGAGAPVIVVPRAE; this comes from the coding sequence ATGCATCTGACTGTCGGCTACCTGGCCACCCCGACCGGCGACGACGGCGTCGCGCTGGCCATCGCGCTGGCGCACACCCTGGACGCCACCGTCGACGTGGTGCTCGTCGTGCGCCACGAACTGCCCGACGGGGAACCGGGCCGCGGCCAGTATCAGGAGATCCTGCTGGAACGCGGCCAGGACTGGATCCGCGGCGCCGTCGACGCGTTCGCCGCCGCCGGGATCCGGGTGGAGTCCACGGTGCTGCTGGGTGATTCGTTCCCCGAGGCGCTGATGAACTTCGCCGAGGAGAAGAACTCCGATCTGATCGTGGTGGGCGGCGCCCGCGACGGGCTCTTCGGTGGACACATCATCGGGCCGGTGGCCGGCGCGCTGCTGCACTCCTCGCCGATCCCGGTGGCGCTGGCCACCCGCGGCTACGCCGAGGACGCCCCGGACCGGATCGACACCATCACCGCCGCCGTGCCGACCAAGCCCGGCGACGACAATCCGCTGCCGTTCGCCCTGGAGTTGGCCGGCGCGGCCGGGGTGCCGCTGCGGATGCTGTCGCTGGTGTCCTCGGAGCACCTGGCCGACACCGACGATGTCGCCGAGCTGCGCGCCCTGCAGCTGGCCGCCGCCGAGGCGAACCTCGCGGTCGCCGCCCGCGAGCTGCCCGACGCCCCGGAGCTGGATTCCATTGTCGCCGGCGGGCGCACGCTGGAGTCGGCGCTGAAGAAACTCACCTGGTCCGACGCCGACGTGCTGGTGATCGGGTCCAGCCGATTCGCCTCGCCCAAGCGGATCTTCCTGGGCTCCACCGCGTCCCGCATCCTGGCCGGCGCGGGCGCGCCGGTCATCGTCGTCCCCCGCGCGGAGTAG
- a CDS encoding aromatic ring-hydroxylating oxygenase subunit alpha → MVARRTPGHSLETPFYASREFFELDLELIFGRHWIFVAAEAEIPEEGDYVTVEIGGESIIVVRDDDMVVNAFRNVCRHRGARLLDGRCGAVGNIVCPYHQWTYGANGALRFAENQGDDFDKAKFGLRRVHVRAIAGLVFICLAEDAPEDIEDFAAAVTPYLSPFDLRGAKVAHQTSIIEDGNWKLTMENNRECHHCEANHPELLGAYFPFHRFDESRVPARQKPVFERYQAASAALSAARAAIGFPSAHIRELDTRVTAFMVDHMPLQGVGASYGEGGAPLGSPSSSPSWAPR, encoded by the coding sequence TTGGTCGCCCGCCGCACACCCGGCCACAGCCTGGAGACGCCGTTCTACGCCAGCCGGGAATTCTTCGAGCTCGACCTGGAACTGATCTTCGGCCGGCACTGGATCTTCGTCGCCGCCGAGGCCGAGATCCCGGAGGAAGGGGACTACGTCACCGTCGAAATCGGTGGCGAGTCGATCATCGTCGTGCGCGACGACGACATGGTGGTGAACGCCTTCCGCAACGTCTGCCGGCACCGCGGCGCCCGGTTGCTCGACGGCCGCTGCGGCGCCGTCGGCAACATCGTCTGCCCGTACCACCAGTGGACCTACGGCGCCAACGGCGCGCTGCGCTTCGCCGAGAACCAGGGCGATGACTTCGACAAGGCAAAGTTCGGTCTGCGCCGCGTGCACGTGCGCGCCATCGCCGGCCTGGTCTTCATCTGCCTGGCCGAGGACGCGCCCGAGGACATCGAGGACTTCGCCGCCGCCGTGACGCCCTACCTGTCGCCGTTCGATCTGCGCGGTGCGAAGGTGGCGCACCAGACCTCGATCATCGAGGACGGCAACTGGAAGCTCACCATGGAGAACAATCGCGAGTGCCACCACTGCGAGGCCAACCATCCGGAACTGCTCGGCGCCTACTTCCCGTTCCACCGCTTCGACGAGTCGCGGGTTCCGGCGCGGCAGAAGCCGGTCTTCGAGCGCTACCAGGCGGCCAGCGCCGCGCTCTCGGCGGCGCGTGCGGCCATCGGCTTCCCGTCGGCGCACATTCGCGAGCTCGACACCCGGGTGACCGCCTTCATGGTGGACCACATGCCGCTGCAGGGCGTCGGGGCCTCCTATGGTGAGGGCGGCGCTCCGCTGGGTTCACCGTCGAGTTCCCCAAGCTGGGCGCCTCGGTGA
- a CDS encoding aspartate aminotransferase family protein codes for MAPSDTPADLSATAARHLWGHFSRHGAGITPPIITRGEGVHIFDDRGRRYLDGLSGLFVVQVGHGRAELAEAAAKQAETLPFFPLWSYATPPAIELAERLAGYAPGDLNRVFFTTGGGEAVESAWKLAKQFFKLTGKPGKHKVISRAVAYHGTPQGALAITGLPAFKAPFEPLTPGGFRVPNTNIYRAPAPYDTDPKAWGEYCADRIAEAIEFEGPDTVAAVFLEPVQNAGGCFPPPPGYFQRVREICDSYDVLLVSDEVICAFGRVGPMFACDAFDYVPDIITCAKGMSSGYSPIGAMIASDRLFEPFNDGSTVFAHGYTFGGHPVSAAVGLANLDIFEREGLNDRVRELGPAFRATLEQLYDIPIVGDVRGEGYFYGIELVKDKTTKETFSAEESERLLRGYLTPALWDAGLYCRADDRGDPVVQLAPPLTCGQAEFDEIYAILREVLTEASRRL; via the coding sequence ATGGCACCTTCAGACACTCCGGCCGACCTGTCGGCCACCGCCGCCCGCCACCTGTGGGGGCACTTCTCCCGGCACGGCGCGGGCATCACCCCGCCGATCATCACCCGCGGCGAGGGCGTGCACATCTTCGACGACCGGGGCCGCCGCTACCTCGACGGGCTGTCCGGGCTATTCGTCGTGCAGGTCGGGCACGGCCGCGCCGAACTCGCCGAGGCCGCCGCCAAGCAGGCCGAGACGCTGCCGTTCTTCCCGCTGTGGAGCTACGCCACCCCGCCGGCCATCGAGCTGGCCGAGCGGCTGGCCGGGTACGCGCCCGGGGACCTGAATCGGGTGTTCTTCACCACCGGTGGCGGTGAGGCCGTCGAATCGGCGTGGAAGTTGGCCAAGCAGTTCTTCAAGCTGACCGGGAAACCCGGTAAGCACAAGGTGATTTCACGCGCGGTGGCCTATCACGGCACTCCGCAGGGCGCGCTGGCCATCACCGGGCTGCCCGCGTTCAAGGCGCCGTTCGAGCCGCTGACCCCGGGCGGTTTCCGGGTGCCCAACACCAATATCTACCGCGCGCCGGCGCCGTATGACACCGATCCGAAGGCCTGGGGCGAGTACTGCGCAGACCGGATCGCCGAGGCCATCGAGTTCGAGGGCCCCGACACCGTCGCGGCGGTGTTCCTGGAGCCGGTGCAGAACGCGGGCGGCTGCTTCCCGCCGCCGCCGGGGTATTTCCAGCGGGTGCGGGAGATCTGCGACTCCTACGACGTGCTGCTGGTCTCCGACGAGGTGATCTGCGCGTTCGGCCGGGTCGGGCCAATGTTCGCCTGCGACGCCTTCGACTACGTCCCGGACATCATCACCTGCGCCAAGGGCATGTCCTCGGGCTACTCCCCGATCGGCGCGATGATCGCCTCCGACCGGCTCTTCGAGCCGTTCAACGACGGCTCGACGGTGTTCGCGCACGGTTACACCTTTGGCGGGCACCCGGTTTCGGCCGCGGTGGGGCTGGCCAACCTGGACATCTTCGAACGCGAAGGGCTCAACGACCGGGTGCGCGAACTCGGCCCGGCGTTCCGCGCCACGCTGGAACAGCTCTACGACATCCCGATCGTCGGGGACGTCCGCGGCGAGGGCTACTTCTACGGCATCGAGCTGGTCAAGGACAAGACGACCAAGGAGACCTTCAGCGCCGAGGAATCCGAGCGGCTGCTGCGCGGCTATCTGACGCCGGCGCTCTGGGACGCCGGGCTGTACTGCCGCGCCGACGACCGCGGGGATCCCGTCGTGCAGCTCGCGCCGCCGCTGACCTGCGGGCAGGCCGAGTTCGACGAGATCTACGCGATCCTGCGCGAGGTGCTCACCGAGGCCAGTCGGCGGCTTTAG
- a CDS encoding DUF1906 domain-containing protein — protein MPKMPGASRRQLSRRDALRYAGAATAAVGLGSAAAPQAGAATGFTVIDFAAKQIPAADIKAAGHAGVINYVSTSRPGSNFGAKPITRPYAQSLFDAGLVIVSNFQYGKPGGTAPSDFTRGYNGGVADAKTAWQLHTAAGGGQTAPIYFSVDDDIDRATWNNLALPWFQGINSVIGEMRTGVYGGYDVCQWAAESGVIGNSSVPGYKWAWQTRSWSGGRIHPAAVLYQRIIDTASSPGPLVGGIRVDVNDVMARDCGQWQLHP, from the coding sequence ATGCCGAAAATGCCGGGGGCTTCCCGACGTCAGCTCTCGCGGCGGGACGCGCTGCGCTACGCCGGCGCGGCGACCGCGGCCGTCGGGCTCGGGTCGGCCGCCGCTCCGCAGGCGGGCGCCGCCACCGGCTTCACCGTGATCGACTTCGCCGCCAAGCAGATCCCGGCCGCCGATATCAAGGCCGCCGGGCACGCGGGCGTCATCAACTACGTGTCCACCTCCCGGCCGGGCTCGAACTTCGGGGCCAAGCCGATCACCCGGCCCTACGCGCAGTCGCTGTTCGACGCGGGCCTGGTGATCGTCAGCAACTTCCAGTACGGCAAACCGGGCGGCACGGCCCCATCGGACTTCACCCGCGGGTACAACGGCGGGGTGGCCGACGCCAAAACCGCGTGGCAACTGCACACCGCGGCCGGCGGCGGGCAGACCGCGCCGATCTACTTCAGCGTCGATGACGACATCGACCGGGCCACCTGGAACAACCTGGCGCTGCCGTGGTTTCAAGGCATCAACTCCGTGATCGGGGAGATGCGCACCGGCGTCTACGGCGGCTACGACGTGTGCCAGTGGGCCGCCGAGTCCGGGGTGATCGGCAATTCGAGCGTGCCCGGATACAAGTGGGCCTGGCAGACCCGGTCCTGGTCCGGCGGCCGGATTCACCCGGCCGCGGTGCTCTACCAGCGCATCATCGACACCGCGTCATCGCCGGGCCCGCTGGTCGGCGGGATCCGCGTCGACGTCAACGACGTGATGGCCCGCGACTGCGGGCAGTGGCAATTGCACCCCTAG
- a CDS encoding exo-beta-N-acetylmuramidase NamZ domain-containing protein codes for MPLVRVVLGVALALLLFCGVPVPASAAPGVIPGVEVFLADVPAALKGKRVGLITNSAAVNRAGTPDIDLIAAHPDLKLVALLAPEHGIRGAAEAGVSVGDSVDEKTGVPIYSLYGAQGHAPTPEMLQNVDVLVYDLPEVGGRTWTYVSTMALSMQAAARKGIPFIVLDRPNPIGGQIVEGALLDPAYASFVGMYPIPARHGMTVGELASLFNQTQGIGADLRIAKTRGWSRGQWFDQTGLPWVNPSPNLRSLAALANYPGTVYFEGTNVSEGRGTDRPFEQVGTPWLDAATVAAKMNSLGLPGVSFQAVTVPVAAGAAKFGGQSIQAVRMAITDRNAYRPVGTALLLIDAIRAQHPSDFAWGPSIDALTGSDKARKAIDAGQLPALLAEWDRAAAGFATSRAPYLLY; via the coding sequence ATGCCCCTGGTGCGTGTGGTTCTCGGCGTCGCGTTGGCCCTCCTGCTGTTCTGCGGCGTACCCGTCCCCGCCTCGGCGGCGCCGGGGGTGATCCCGGGCGTCGAGGTGTTCCTGGCCGATGTGCCGGCGGCGTTGAAGGGCAAGCGGGTCGGGCTGATCACCAACAGCGCGGCGGTGAATCGCGCCGGAACACCGGACATCGACCTGATCGCGGCGCACCCCGACCTGAAGCTGGTGGCGCTGCTGGCCCCCGAACACGGCATCCGCGGCGCCGCCGAGGCCGGCGTCAGCGTCGGCGACAGCGTGGACGAGAAGACCGGTGTGCCGATCTACTCGCTCTACGGCGCGCAGGGGCACGCGCCGACGCCCGAGATGCTTCAGAACGTCGACGTCCTGGTCTACGACCTGCCCGAGGTCGGCGGGCGCACCTGGACCTACGTCTCGACCATGGCGCTGTCCATGCAGGCCGCCGCCCGCAAGGGCATCCCGTTCATCGTGCTGGACCGGCCGAACCCGATCGGCGGGCAGATTGTGGAGGGCGCGCTGCTGGATCCGGCGTACGCGTCGTTCGTCGGGATGTACCCGATCCCGGCGCGCCACGGCATGACTGTCGGCGAGCTGGCCTCGCTGTTCAACCAGACCCAGGGCATCGGTGCGGACCTGCGGATCGCGAAGACCCGGGGCTGGAGCCGCGGGCAGTGGTTCGATCAGACCGGGCTGCCGTGGGTGAACCCGTCGCCCAATCTGCGGTCGCTGGCCGCGCTGGCGAACTACCCCGGCACGGTGTACTTCGAGGGCACGAACGTCTCCGAGGGCCGCGGGACCGACCGGCCGTTCGAGCAGGTCGGCACCCCATGGCTGGACGCCGCGACGGTGGCCGCGAAGATGAACTCGCTTGGGCTGCCGGGTGTTTCGTTCCAGGCCGTCACCGTTCCGGTCGCCGCGGGCGCGGCCAAGTTCGGCGGGCAGAGCATCCAGGCAGTCCGGATGGCCATCACCGACCGCAACGCCTACCGGCCGGTGGGCACGGCGCTGCTGCTGATCGACGCGATCCGCGCGCAGCACCCATCAGACTTCGCCTGGGGTCCGTCGATCGACGCGCTGACCGGGTCGGACAAGGCGCGCAAGGCGATCGACGCCGGGCAGCTCCCGGCGCTGCTGGCCGAGTGGGACCGAGCGGCGGCGGGGTTCGCGACCAGCCGGGCTCCCTACCTGCTGTACTGA
- the soxR gene encoding redox-sensitive transcriptional activator SoxR, whose translation MSSAIPADELWLKPGQVASRAGVAVSTLHYYEQFGLISSRRTAGNRREYRRDTLRLVAFIRASQTLGIPLARIKAALDELPHDRPPSKRDWARLARGWRADLDRRIEALTALRDNLAGCIGCGCLSLTACPYVNPGDVLAGQGPGARGLVTELPS comes from the coding sequence GTGAGCAGCGCGATCCCGGCCGACGAGCTGTGGCTGAAACCCGGGCAGGTGGCGTCGCGCGCCGGGGTGGCGGTCTCCACGCTGCACTACTACGAGCAGTTCGGGCTGATCAGCAGCCGCCGGACGGCCGGCAATCGGCGCGAGTACCGCCGGGACACGCTACGGCTGGTGGCGTTCATCCGGGCGTCGCAGACGCTCGGCATCCCGCTGGCCCGGATCAAGGCCGCGCTCGACGAGCTGCCGCACGACCGTCCGCCCAGCAAGCGGGACTGGGCCCGGCTGGCGCGCGGGTGGCGCGCCGACCTGGATCGGCGCATCGAGGCGCTGACCGCACTGCGCGACAACCTGGCCGGCTGCATCGGCTGCGGCTGCCTGTCGCTGACGGCGTGCCCGTATGTGAACCCCGGCGACGTGCTGGCCGGGCAGGGACCGGGGGCCCGCGGCCTGGTGACCGAGCTGCCGTCGTGA